One window of Bos indicus isolate NIAB-ARS_2022 breed Sahiwal x Tharparkar chromosome 20, NIAB-ARS_B.indTharparkar_mat_pri_1.0, whole genome shotgun sequence genomic DNA carries:
- the FBXO4 gene encoding F-box only protein 4 isoform X1, which produces MAGSDPGSRGSSPQPPHSDWGRLEAAFLSGWRNFWQSVGKERAAPRASAEEVDEEASSLTRLPIDVQLYILSFLSPHDLCQLGSTSRYWNETVRDPILWRYFLLRDLPSWSSVDWKSLPDLEILKKPISEVTNGAFFDYMAVYKMCCPHTRRSSKSSRPMYGAVTSFLHSLIIQNEPRFAMFGPGLEELNTSLVLSLMSSEELCPTAGLPQRQIDGIGSGVSFQLNNQHKFNILILYSTTRKERDRAREEHTSAVNKMFSVQNEGDDQQGSRYSVIPQIQKVCEVVDGFIYVANAEAHKRHEWQDEFSRIMAMTDPAFGSSGRPMLVLSCISQANVKRMPCFYLAHELRLNHLNHPWMVQDTEAETLTGFLNGIQWILEEVESKHAR; this is translated from the exons ATGGCGGGAAGCGACCCTGGCAGCCGAGGGAGCTCTCCTCAGCCTCCTCACAGTGACTGGGGCCGCCTGGAGGCGGCCTTCCTCAGCGGCTGGAGGAACTTCTGGCAGTCGGTTGGCAAGGAGAGGGCGGCTCCGAGGGCCTCCGCAGAGGAGGTGGACGAGGAGGCCAGTTCTCTGACGCGGCTGCCG ATTGATGTACAGCTAtatattttgtcatttctttcacCTCATGATCTATGTCAGTTGGGAAGTACAAGTCGTTATTGGAATGAAACTGTCCGAGATCCAATTCTGTGGAGATATTTTCTGTTGCGGGATCTTCCTTCTTGGTCTTCTGTTGACTGGAAGTCTCTTCCAGATCTAGAAATCTTAAAAAAGCCTATATCTGAGGTCACCAATGGTGCATTTTTTGACTACATGGCAGT CTATAAAATGTGCTGTCCACATACAAGAAGATCCTCAAAATCTAGCCGTCCTATGTATGGAGCTGTCACCTCATTTTTACACTCATTGATCATTCAGAATGAACCACGATTTGCCATGTTTGGACCAGGTTTGGAAGAACTAAATACATCTTTGGTGTTGAGTTTGATGTCTTCTGAGGAACTTTGCCCAACAGCTGGTTTGCCTCAGAGGCAGATTGATG GTATTGGATCAGGAGTTAGTTTTCAGTTGAACAATCAACATAAATTCAACATCCTAATACTATATTCAACTACAAG AAAGGAAAGAGATAGAGCAAGAGAAGAACATACAAGTGCAGTTAACAAGATGTTCAGTGTACAAAATGAAGGGGACGATCAACAAGGGAGCCGGTACAGTGTAATTCCACAAATTCAGAAGGTGTGTGAAGTTGTTGATGGGTTCATCTATGTTGCAAATGCTGAAGCTCATAAAA GACATGAATGGCAAGATGAATTTTCTCGTATTATGGCAATGACTGATCCAGCTTTTGGATCTTCCGGGAGACCAATGCTGGTTTTATCTTGTATTTCTCAAGCTAACGTAAAAAGAATGCCCTGTTTTTATTTGGCCCATGAGCTGCGCCTGAATCATCTAAACCACCCATGGATG GTCCAGGACACTGAGGCTGAAACTTTAACTGGTTTTTTGAATGGTATTCAGTGGATTCTTGAAGAAGTAGAATCTAAGCATGCAAGATGA
- the FBXO4 gene encoding F-box only protein 4 isoform X2, producing the protein MGEVSAPEVEALSEGRSDFWWELQAPLRTTLNWAISLPGSEGFFVCGGTGIDVQLYILSFLSPHDLCQLGSTSRYWNETVRDPILWRYFLLRDLPSWSSVDWKSLPDLEILKKPISEVTNGAFFDYMAVYKMCCPHTRRSSKSSRPMYGAVTSFLHSLIIQNEPRFAMFGPGLEELNTSLVLSLMSSEELCPTAGLPQRQIDGIGSGVSFQLNNQHKFNILILYSTTRKERDRAREEHTSAVNKMFSVQNEGDDQQGSRYSVIPQIQKVCEVVDGFIYVANAEAHKRHEWQDEFSRIMAMTDPAFGSSGRPMLVLSCISQANVKRMPCFYLAHELRLNHLNHPWMVQDTEAETLTGFLNGIQWILEEVESKHAR; encoded by the exons ATGGGTGAGGTCAGCGCGCCTGAGGTTGAGGCCTTAAGTGAGGGGCGCAGTGATTTCTGGTGGGAGCTTCAAGCTCCGCTGCGAACCACGCTCAATTGGGCCATCTCTCTCCCCGGCTCTGAAGGTTTCTTCGTCTGCGGTGGGACCGGG ATTGATGTACAGCTAtatattttgtcatttctttcacCTCATGATCTATGTCAGTTGGGAAGTACAAGTCGTTATTGGAATGAAACTGTCCGAGATCCAATTCTGTGGAGATATTTTCTGTTGCGGGATCTTCCTTCTTGGTCTTCTGTTGACTGGAAGTCTCTTCCAGATCTAGAAATCTTAAAAAAGCCTATATCTGAGGTCACCAATGGTGCATTTTTTGACTACATGGCAGT CTATAAAATGTGCTGTCCACATACAAGAAGATCCTCAAAATCTAGCCGTCCTATGTATGGAGCTGTCACCTCATTTTTACACTCATTGATCATTCAGAATGAACCACGATTTGCCATGTTTGGACCAGGTTTGGAAGAACTAAATACATCTTTGGTGTTGAGTTTGATGTCTTCTGAGGAACTTTGCCCAACAGCTGGTTTGCCTCAGAGGCAGATTGATG GTATTGGATCAGGAGTTAGTTTTCAGTTGAACAATCAACATAAATTCAACATCCTAATACTATATTCAACTACAAG AAAGGAAAGAGATAGAGCAAGAGAAGAACATACAAGTGCAGTTAACAAGATGTTCAGTGTACAAAATGAAGGGGACGATCAACAAGGGAGCCGGTACAGTGTAATTCCACAAATTCAGAAGGTGTGTGAAGTTGTTGATGGGTTCATCTATGTTGCAAATGCTGAAGCTCATAAAA GACATGAATGGCAAGATGAATTTTCTCGTATTATGGCAATGACTGATCCAGCTTTTGGATCTTCCGGGAGACCAATGCTGGTTTTATCTTGTATTTCTCAAGCTAACGTAAAAAGAATGCCCTGTTTTTATTTGGCCCATGAGCTGCGCCTGAATCATCTAAACCACCCATGGATG GTCCAGGACACTGAGGCTGAAACTTTAACTGGTTTTTTGAATGGTATTCAGTGGATTCTTGAAGAAGTAGAATCTAAGCATGCAAGATGA